Sequence from the Anaerolineae bacterium genome:
TGATGGTGCGCCCCAGGGCATGCTGGATGCGCATCCCCACCTGCAGATCTTCGTAGTATTTGCCGGCCATCCTACCCTCCGTTACGCGGATTCAGGGGTGATCTCGGCGAGCACGGCATCCCGCTCGACCACCTCCCCCTCCCGGACCTCCAGGCGGGTCACCGTGCCCGCGAAAGGCGCCTGCACTCGGATTTCCATCTTCATCGCCTCCAGGAGCAGGACGACCTGCCCCTGGGTGACCTGCTCGCCCTCGGCGACTTTGACGGCCCGCACCTGGCCGGGCATGGGCGCGCGCAACAGGCCGTCGCCCG
This genomic interval carries:
- a CDS encoding acetyl-CoA carboxylase biotin carboxyl carrier protein subunit; translation: GDGLLRAPMPGQVRAVKVAEGEQVTQGQVVLLLEAMKMEIRVQAPFAGTVTRLEVREGEVVERDAVLAEITPESA